Below is a window of Paramagnetospirillum magneticum AMB-1 DNA.
AGAAGAAGGTGAAGCGCTGTTCCGCGTCGCTCTCCCAGAACCAGTCGGCGGCGGCCTCGGAATATTCGCGATAGCGTTCCGAGCTTTCCTTGACCACCTCGGAGAGCAGGCTGAGGCGGTCGCGCTCCTTGCGCAGCGGCCCAATCTCGGCCCGCAGGGCTTGGAGGGCGGCCCCTTCGGCCCGGCCGCACCGCGCCACCAGCACCAGGGTCAGCGCCACCCCGAGACCAGCCACCGCCCAGGCCGGCGGGCCCGGCGGCAGCATCAGCAGCGCCGCCAGACCCACCGTCTGAACGACGGCGATCAGAATGAGAATTCGCCTGCGCTCGCTCATGACAGACGCGCGATGAACCTGGTCACGGTGAACATCCGATGGATTCCGCCCCTCTCTTCGGCGCGCCCCGCACCCGCCCCGGACTTGCCAACGAAAAGCATAATAGCCAACTTGCCAAGGCATGGCACCTTGGATGATATCAATGACACAATATGTTCCCGATCCATCCTTATCCGCCGGGAGAGGACCATGAGACCGATCGTCATCGCAGCCTTGCTCTGTCTGCTTGCCGCCTGCGTGCCGCCGCCGGATCAGCCGGCCTATTACGGCCGCATGGGCCGCTTCATGGGGTTGGTGGCCAATTGCGGCTGTTCCGGAATCGGGCCCGACCAGATGGTCGCCCAGTACCGAAAGGCCCTGGGCGACCTGTATTCGCCCAAGGACGTCGCCGCCATGGAGGGTTATGTCAAGCTGGGCGCCGGCGAGGCCTGGACCAACATGACCCAGGTCTGCGCCGAAGTATGCGCCCAGCACTGCATGGTCCAAGCCGTGGTCGAACCCCTGGGCGCCGGCAGCACTGGCGTGGCCCCCTGCCTGGTCAGCGAGCGCGACCTCCACCTGACCGACGGAACCCAGATCAATACCGGGGACCCAGGCCCCAATTGACCCGTACCGCCGCACCACGAAATTACGGTATGTTACGGATGCTTGCGGTATCATTCACGGCCTGTTGACAAGAAGGGTGGATTGGCGACACACCTATCCATTAGTCTAGTCTGGACAGTCGGACCGGCGTCACGGGGAGCGGGATGATGAATGCGTTGGGCAGGGGGGGCGGCTGATTCGCTTGCCCAGCCGTACCGGGGGCTGGCGAACCGACCCCGAGATCGGCGAGGCGGCCAGCACCACGGGCGGCGGCCTGCGCGTGGTCAAGGATACGCTGCATGTCCTGCTGGTGGAAGACGAGCCCGGCGACGCCCGGCTGGTGGAATACGCGCTGCGCATGTCCAGCGCGCCGGTCTTCGTGGTCCGCCACGTCACCACCCTGGCCGCGGCCATCGCCCACATCAACGGCGGCGAGACGGTGGACGTGGTGCTGCTGGATCTCAGCCTGCCCGATTCCACCGGCATCGCCACCGTATCGCGCATGCAGGAGGCGGCGTCGCGCACCCCCATCGTCATCATGACCGGCATGGACGACCCCCGTTTCGCCTCCTATGCCCTGGAGGCCGGCGCCCAGGATTACCTGATCAAGAGCGACGACCCCGAACGTACGGTGGGGCGCGCCATCCGCTATGCCATCACCCGCATGGCGGGCCAACTGGAGCGCCAGGCCCTGCTGGAACGCATCGCCGAGCAGCAGCGTCATCTGGTCGAGGAGGTCAATGCCGCCCGGGCCATGCAGTTCGACCTGCTGCCCCGGCCCGAGCGCCTGGACGAGCGGCTGGCCAAGCTGGGCATCGAGGTCGAGTCCTTTTTCGAGCCCTCATCGGGCATTGGC
It encodes the following:
- a CDS encoding PP2C family protein-serine/threonine phosphatase — protein: MPSRTGGWRTDPEIGEAASTTGGGLRVVKDTLHVLLVEDEPGDARLVEYALRMSSAPVFVVRHVTTLAAAIAHINGGETVDVVLLDLSLPDSTGIATVSRMQEAASRTPIVIMTGMDDPRFASYALEAGAQDYLIKSDDPERTVGRAIRYAITRMAGQLERQALLERIAEQQRHLVEEVNAARAMQFDLLPRPERLDERLAKLGIEVESFFEPSSGIGGDLWGCLDCGGPRMSFYCFDFTGHGIGAALNVFRLHALISDHWDPRRQPGEMLTTLSGALKSLLGRGQFATMFLCTIDVEAGEIEWASAGAPAPVIMQGEEYRFLDASGIPLGLSKSPSYREHREAFPPDASLFMYSDAITDSPTEGDALFGEAGLGSAIQGLLRSHGELRVESLLDEVCRQVQTPFEDDLTAVCIKRLKGEG